A section of the Methanococcus vannielii SB genome encodes:
- a CDS encoding aminodeoxychorismate/anthranilate synthase component II, translated as MIVIIDNKDSFVWNLADYASIYDNVRVVPNNITIFELKKLNPDGIIISPGPGAPENKKDVENCPEIILEMNVPVLGVCLGHQTIAHIFGGKVGRISPVHGKSSLVTHDSKGIFKDIKNPFTAGRYHSLAVLKVPENFTVTAMSEDGAVMGIRHNEKPIEGVQFHPESVLTEFEEKEGLKIIENFVKFCKDYKYSKKEIF; from the coding sequence ATGATAGTAATAATCGATAACAAAGATTCGTTTGTATGGAATTTGGCCGATTATGCATCGATTTATGATAATGTACGCGTGGTTCCAAATAATATCACGATTTTTGAATTAAAAAAATTAAATCCTGATGGAATAATTATTTCACCAGGGCCGGGGGCTCCGGAAAATAAAAAAGATGTAGAAAACTGCCCTGAAATTATACTGGAAATGAATGTACCCGTTCTTGGAGTATGCCTTGGACACCAGACAATTGCGCACATATTTGGTGGAAAAGTTGGAAGAATTTCTCCAGTTCATGGAAAATCGAGTTTGGTAACGCACGACTCAAAAGGGATATTTAAAGATATTAAAAACCCATTCACTGCTGGAAGATACCATTCATTGGCAGTTTTAAAGGTTCCTGAAAATTTTACAGTTACTGCCATGTCTGAAGATGGAGCGGTAATGGGAATAAGACACAATGAAAAACCAATTGAAGGGGTTCAATTTCATCCTGAAAGCGTATTGACGGAATTTGAAGAAAAAGAAGGCTTAAAAATTATTGAAAATTTTGTAAAATTTTGTAAAGATTACAAATATTCTAAAAAAGAAATATTCTAA
- a CDS encoding anthranilate synthase component I, with translation MYKLDYVNPLKLYGVLRDEGKYPVMLESRAKGQINARYTYISSNPEYMLRIGNKTKMDNETISKESNPFKALKENFKITQKGDRFTGGYVGYIAYDCIHNYIGGKIEEPSVFGYYDHMYVYDHVTRQFYFHSENNSAEELTNAKKTVEKAKNFKIEQEDGGIEVLGCDANFEEYVEMVERAKEYIYAGDAFQVVPSREYQLKNEFSAFQLYQNLRNINPSPYMFLLEFDKDVVGASPETMASVQNNVLKVNPIAGTAPIGKNENETKKLAEILLKDEKERAEHMMLVDLARNDVRKVSKSGSIILERFFDVVRYSHVQHIESEVLGTLKNGSTIFDAIEAAFPAGTLTGAPKFRAMEIIDEIEKSRRKIYGGAVGYFSNSGNADLAIGIRMAEIDSVCRVRAGGGVVSDSVPENEYYETERKMAAMMKALGVKNDSNNR, from the coding sequence ATGTATAAATTGGATTACGTAAACCCGTTAAAACTTTATGGGGTTTTAAGGGATGAAGGAAAGTATCCAGTAATGCTTGAATCAAGAGCTAAGGGGCAAATTAATGCAAGGTACACTTACATTTCTTCAAATCCTGAATACATGCTTAGAATTGGAAATAAAACCAAAATGGATAACGAAACAATTTCAAAAGAAAGCAATCCCTTCAAAGCATTAAAAGAAAACTTTAAAATTACTCAAAAAGGCGATAGATTTACAGGAGGATATGTTGGATACATTGCTTATGACTGCATACATAACTACATTGGCGGAAAAATCGAGGAACCTTCGGTATTTGGTTATTACGACCACATGTATGTTTATGACCACGTTACAAGGCAGTTTTACTTTCACTCTGAAAATAATTCAGCTGAAGAATTAACGAATGCTAAAAAAACTGTTGAAAAAGCAAAAAACTTCAAAATCGAACAAGAAGACGGGGGAATTGAAGTATTAGGATGTGACGCTAATTTTGAAGAATACGTGGAAATGGTTGAACGGGCAAAAGAATATATTTACGCAGGGGATGCATTTCAAGTCGTTCCTTCAAGAGAATATCAATTAAAAAATGAATTTTCTGCATTTCAACTCTACCAAAATCTCAGAAATATCAATCCAAGCCCTTACATGTTTTTACTTGAATTTGATAAAGATGTAGTTGGAGCATCCCCTGAAACAATGGCATCAGTTCAAAACAACGTTTTAAAGGTAAATCCGATTGCAGGAACTGCGCCGATTGGAAAAAATGAAAATGAAACTAAAAAATTGGCGGAAATACTTTTAAAAGACGAGAAAGAGCGAGCAGAACATATGATGCTGGTTGATCTTGCAAGAAACGATGTTAGAAAAGTTTCAAAATCCGGAAGCATAATTCTTGAAAGATTTTTTGACGTTGTAAGGTACAGCCATGTTCAACACATAGAAAGCGAGGTTCTTGGAACATTGAAAAACGGTTCAACAATATTTGATGCAATAGAAGCAGCATTTCCGGCAGGAACATTAACGGGGGCTCCAAAATTTAGGGCAATGGAAATTATCGATGAAATTGAAAAATCGAGAAGAAAAATCTACGGTGGAGCTGTAGGTTACTTTTCAAACAGTGGAAATGCGGATTTGGCGATCGGAATTAGAATGGCCGAAATTGACAGTGTTTGTAGGGTTAGGGCAGGTGGTGGAGTAGTTTCTGACTCAGTACCTGAAAATGAATACTACGAAACAGAGCGGAAAATGGCCGCAATGATGAAAGCATTGGGTGTTAAAAATGATAGTAATAATCGATAA
- the trpD gene encoding anthranilate phosphoribosyltransferase produces the protein MLNKLVECENLTFEESYELFNMLLEESEIRIAAYLTALQTKGVTADEIAGFAKAMRDNAVKIDLGEVTDTCGTGGDGSKTINVSTAVSIILACFTKVAKHGNVSVTSKSGSANVYEALGCKILENPDEAKVSIEKTNFAFLFAPKYHPALKKIMPVRSELKIKTVFNILGPLANPANPKYQILGVNSPELSEKVANALSKVGGVKKALVINGNGLDELNPNGASKITEYNGKFETYEITPEDFGLENTKIIPCESPNESARRLIDVFSGKINEDRNFILMNAGAALYASEIVSDFLEGVEIAKNAIDSGKVLKKLEMIKNV, from the coding sequence ATGCTTAATAAGCTTGTAGAATGTGAAAACCTCACTTTTGAAGAATCATACGAATTATTTAACATGCTTTTAGAGGAAAGTGAAATACGAATTGCAGCATATTTAACGGCTTTACAGACAAAAGGCGTTACTGCTGATGAAATTGCAGGATTTGCAAAAGCAATGAGGGATAATGCGGTTAAAATTGATTTAGGGGAAGTTACGGATACTTGCGGAACCGGTGGAGATGGTTCAAAAACAATAAACGTTAGCACAGCAGTTTCGATAATATTAGCATGCTTTACGAAAGTTGCAAAACACGGAAACGTTTCAGTTACTTCAAAAAGCGGTTCAGCAAACGTTTATGAGGCATTGGGATGTAAAATTTTGGAAAATCCAGATGAAGCGAAAGTTTCAATTGAAAAAACAAATTTTGCATTTTTATTTGCTCCAAAATACCACCCAGCACTTAAAAAAATAATGCCTGTAAGAAGTGAATTGAAAATAAAAACTGTATTTAACATATTGGGCCCTTTAGCAAACCCTGCAAATCCTAAATATCAAATACTTGGGGTAAATTCTCCAGAACTTTCTGAAAAAGTAGCAAATGCCCTATCAAAAGTTGGCGGCGTTAAAAAAGCACTAGTTATAAATGGAAATGGGCTTGACGAGTTAAATCCAAACGGGGCTTCAAAGATAACTGAATACAACGGAAAATTTGAAACCTACGAAATAACGCCAGAAGACTTTGGATTGGAAAATACAAAAATAATTCCTTGTGAAAGCCCAAATGAAAGTGCAAGACGGTTAATTGATGTATTTTCTGGAAAAATTAATGAAGATAGGAATTTTATATTGATGAATGCAGGAGCTGCACTTTATGCATCAGAAATTGTTTCTGACTTTTTAGAAGGTGTTGAAATTGCAAAAAATGCAATAGATTCGGGAAAAGTTCTTAAAAAGCTTGAGATGATAAAAAATGTATAA
- the trpC gene encoding indole-3-glycerol phosphate synthase TrpC, which yields MTIEFKKQARAIQNFGKNPIIAEIKVHSPKYGDLLNGRSELDILKIYEDANVVGISYITDKQHFNGNFDVFKKICENTDLPVLRKDFITTKDEIEKTANAGASTVLIIARLLKEKTAEFVDFALECGLDTLVEVHNTEEIEIAKHTNTTMIGINNRDISKLELDDGTVSLTEKLADLIPKNRILVSESGISNLADLKQALKHANAALIGTSFMTAKYQEEFVKSFVEGK from the coding sequence ATGACCATAGAGTTTAAAAAACAGGCGAGAGCCATACAAAATTTTGGTAAAAACCCAATAATTGCGGAAATTAAAGTTCACTCTCCAAAATACGGTGATTTATTGAACGGGAGATCTGAACTTGATATTTTAAAAATATACGAAGATGCAAACGTAGTCGGAATTTCATATATTACAGATAAACAGCATTTCAATGGAAATTTTGACGTTTTCAAAAAGATATGCGAAAATACCGACCTTCCAGTTTTAAGAAAAGATTTTATCACTACAAAAGATGAAATCGAAAAAACTGCGAATGCAGGTGCAAGTACTGTACTGATAATTGCAAGGCTTTTGAAAGAAAAAACGGCAGAGTTTGTCGATTTTGCACTTGAATGCGGGCTTGATACCCTTGTTGAAGTGCACAACACTGAAGAAATCGAAATTGCAAAACATACGAATACAACAATGATCGGGATAAATAATCGGGACATTTCAAAACTGGAACTCGATGACGGAACCGTTTCTTTAACCGAAAAACTTGCAGATTTAATTCCAAAGAACAGGATACTCGTTAGTGAAAGCGGAATTTCAAATCTAGCAGATTTAAAACAGGCACTAAAGCATGCTAATGCTGCACTTATTGGAACATCATTTATGACAGCAAAATATCAAGAAGAATTCGTAAAAAGCTTTGTTGAGGGAAAATAA
- a CDS encoding DUF2085 domain-containing protein: protein MIIYQMYSMTCHQLSERSYFIFDHKMAVCARCFGIYTGFLVGLVIYSLFSRIINYKTLSKWYLIISLLPMAIDGTSQLFGLRESFNLMRLLTGLLFGFTVVFYVLPVFLEVMNNTTKEDIKTIFKSFRVKKR, encoded by the coding sequence ATGATTATTTATCAAATGTATTCAATGACGTGCCACCAGCTTTCTGAAAGGTCTTATTTTATCTTTGACCATAAAATGGCAGTTTGTGCAAGATGTTTTGGAATATATACTGGTTTTTTGGTAGGTTTAGTAATTTACTCCTTATTTAGTAGAATAATTAATTATAAAACCCTTTCAAAATGGTATCTGATAATATCACTTTTACCAATGGCAATTGATGGAACAAGCCAACTTTTTGGTTTAAGGGAAAGTTTCAATTTAATGAGGCTTTTGACGGGATTATTATTTGGATTTACCGTTGTATTTTATGTACTACCTGTTTTTTTGGAAGTTATGAATAATACTACCAAAGAGGATATAAAAACTATTTTTAAATCATTTAGGGTAAAAAAAAGATAA
- the pyrC gene encoding dihydroorotase → MVLLKNCKIVSENSINEADILIEDRIIQKIGKNIEYSGEKIDLTGKYVFPGIIDSHVHFRWGNSEKEDFVSGSEAAIFGGVVFAIDMPNNNPPVTTKEIFYKKMNEGNEKSKVNLYFSYGVTENNYLETISDAKFYKIFTVKSVGDLFISDYSKLREILDQNKIFAVHAEHKDVILKNSETYNLDSFENHCKIRSRESEIEAVREILDALKEVDKNSRNTPHVHFCHISVKEALELIKNAKKMFKNVKISVEVSPHHLFLNSEMAGNLKGSGKFNPPLRTKEDNLALLNGIIEGTVDIVSTDHAPHKDCEKLNPVENCPSGISGIETLVPLIMNLVHDKKISIFDVYRVLSKNPSEIFKINNKIEIGNFANMSIIDLDKKMTISGKNFKSKSKITPFENWEVMGVPVYTIVNGNIIQTNI, encoded by the coding sequence ATGGTGCTTTTGAAAAACTGTAAAATAGTATCTGAAAATTCAATAAACGAAGCAGATATTTTAATTGAAGACAGGATAATCCAGAAAATTGGAAAAAACATTGAATATTCTGGAGAAAAGATAGATTTAACTGGAAAATATGTATTTCCTGGAATAATTGATTCACACGTTCACTTTCGATGGGGAAATTCTGAAAAGGAGGATTTTGTTTCAGGAAGTGAGGCTGCAATTTTTGGAGGAGTAGTTTTTGCAATAGATATGCCAAACAATAATCCGCCTGTTACAACAAAAGAAATTTTTTATAAAAAAATGAATGAAGGAAATGAAAAAAGTAAGGTAAACTTGTATTTTTCCTACGGAGTTACTGAAAATAATTACTTAGAAACAATTTCTGATGCAAAATTTTACAAAATTTTCACGGTAAAGTCTGTTGGCGACTTATTTATATCGGATTACTCTAAATTAAGAGAAATATTAGACCAAAATAAAATTTTTGCAGTTCATGCAGAACATAAGGATGTAATTTTAAAAAATTCCGAGACTTATAACTTAGATAGCTTTGAAAACCACTGTAAAATTAGAAGTAGGGAAAGTGAAATTGAAGCAGTCAGGGAGATTTTGGACGCACTTAAAGAAGTTGATAAAAATAGTAGAAATACTCCCCACGTTCATTTTTGCCACATATCTGTTAAAGAAGCGCTTGAATTGATAAAAAATGCCAAAAAAATGTTTAAAAACGTTAAAATAAGTGTTGAAGTGTCCCCCCACCATTTATTTTTAAACTCTGAAATGGCAGGAAATTTAAAAGGTTCTGGAAAATTCAATCCCCCACTAAGGACAAAAGAAGATAATTTGGCGCTTTTAAATGGAATAATTGAGGGAACTGTCGATATTGTTTCTACTGATCATGCACCACACAAAGACTGCGAAAAATTAAATCCTGTGGAAAACTGCCCTTCAGGGATTTCAGGAATTGAAACACTTGTGCCGTTAATTATGAACTTGGTTCACGATAAAAAAATTTCAATTTTTGATGTTTACCGAGTTTTATCAAAAAATCCATCGGAAATATTTAAAATAAACAATAAAATCGAGATTGGAAATTTTGCAAATATGTCTATTATTGATTTAGATAAAAAAATGACCATATCTGGAAAAAATTTTAAATCAAAGTCAAAAATAACTCCTTTTGAAAATTGGGAAGTTATGGGAGTTCCCGTTTACACAATAGTCAATGGAAATATTATCCAAACAAATATTTAA
- a CDS encoding RluA family pseudouridine synthase has translation MNNYKILSRKVEKKNAGKKLSDFLSEDFELSNKMIKKYDKEKKIFVNSKNISLKSKLVENEVVYVNIDAGNNTIIAEEIPISVIYEDEYVMIIDKPKNMVVHETKNVVSGTLSNAISNRQKVNNQNYKIRFVNRLDMDTTGILIVAKNPYSHYLISKQMDEGIFEKKYICVVNGHLRLKSGIISNPLDLGEDGIKRELKNTGKESKTKYTVIEELKNASLLEIELFTGKTHQIRVHLSSIGNFIIGDELYGEKSDLIDRQALHSSSLKFIHPITKENMHFKSEIPKDIKNLVERLRK, from the coding sequence ATGAATAACTACAAAATTTTAAGTCGAAAAGTCGAAAAGAAAAATGCAGGAAAAAAATTAAGCGATTTTTTATCTGAAGACTTTGAACTTTCAAACAAAATGATAAAAAAATACGATAAAGAAAAGAAAATTTTTGTAAATTCTAAAAATATTTCTTTAAAATCCAAATTAGTGGAAAATGAAGTGGTTTATGTTAATATTGATGCTGGAAATAATACCATAATTGCTGAAGAAATTCCAATTTCTGTAATTTATGAAGATGAATACGTAATGATTATTGATAAACCAAAAAATATGGTTGTTCATGAAACGAAAAATGTCGTTTCAGGGACTCTTTCAAATGCAATTTCAAATAGGCAGAAAGTAAATAATCAGAATTACAAAATAAGGTTCGTAAACCGACTAGATATGGATACAACTGGAATTTTGATAGTTGCAAAAAATCCTTATTCTCATTATCTAATTTCAAAGCAGATGGATGAAGGAATTTTTGAAAAAAAGTACATCTGTGTAGTAAATGGACATTTAAGACTTAAATCCGGAATAATTAGTAACCCATTGGATTTGGGTGAAGATGGCATTAAACGAGAATTAAAAAATACTGGAAAAGAATCAAAAACAAAATATACTGTTATTGAAGAATTAAAAAATGCATCCCTACTTGAAATTGAACTTTTTACGGGAAAAACTCATCAAATAAGGGTTCATTTATCGAGTATTGGAAATTTCATAATTGGGGATGAACTTTATGGTGAAAAATCAGATTTAATTGATAGGCAGGCACTTCACTCAAGCAGTTTAAAATTTATTCACCCGATAACAAAGGAAAATATGCATTTTAAATCAGAAATTCCAAAAGATATTAAAAATTTAGTTGAAAGGCTTAGGAAATGA
- a CDS encoding glutamate--tRNA ligase, protein MKDTVMVYLLENSIKFNGKPNPKAVMGKILGGNPDLRNRVNELNEVISKVLKEIEVMSLEEQQIKLNEIAPEGLVQKTERKRKEIELKNAKDKVVMRFAPNPSGPLHIGHARASVLNDFFAKKYNGKLILRLEDTDAKRVLPEAYEMIEEDLKWLGIKVDEVIIQSERLEIYYGYGRKLIEMSYAYVCDCNPEEFKELREKGIPCKCRETTPETNLKLWEKMLAGELDNVAVRLKTDIGHKNPSIRDFPIFRIEKTPHPKNGTKYHVYPLMNLSVTIDDHLMGMTHVLRGKDHIINTEKQEYIYKYFGWESPEYIHYGILKIEGPVLSTSKMHTGILSGEYSGWDDARLGTLRALKKRGIKPEALYKLMVEIGIKQADVKFAWENLNAANKEIIDKDAKRFFFVDSPKKVIITGFKNKKINLRMHPDRSDFGNRELLFDGEIYVSDDLEAGKMYRLMELFNIVVEKIENGVIYAHYDSDDISVARTNKANIIHWIPIKDSVKVTVIDENAEKIEGFAEKDFLITEEDDFVQFERFGFVRIDEKLDDGYICYYTHK, encoded by the coding sequence ATGAAAGATACAGTAATGGTTTATTTACTAGAAAACTCAATTAAATTTAACGGAAAACCAAATCCAAAGGCAGTAATGGGTAAAATTCTTGGTGGGAATCCCGATTTAAGAAACAGGGTTAATGAACTAAATGAAGTTATTTCAAAGGTTTTGAAAGAAATTGAAGTAATGTCTCTTGAAGAACAGCAAATTAAATTAAATGAAATTGCTCCGGAAGGTTTAGTGCAAAAAACTGAACGAAAAAGAAAAGAAATTGAATTAAAAAATGCAAAAGATAAAGTTGTAATGAGATTTGCACCAAACCCCTCTGGACCATTACATATCGGGCATGCAAGAGCGTCTGTATTAAACGATTTTTTTGCTAAAAAATACAATGGAAAGTTAATTTTAAGGCTTGAAGACACTGATGCAAAACGAGTTCTCCCAGAAGCTTATGAAATGATTGAAGAAGACCTAAAATGGCTTGGAATTAAGGTTGACGAAGTAATTATCCAATCAGAAAGACTTGAAATTTACTATGGATACGGCAGAAAATTAATCGAAATGAGTTACGCTTATGTTTGTGACTGTAATCCTGAAGAATTTAAGGAATTACGGGAAAAAGGAATCCCTTGTAAATGTAGGGAAACAACGCCAGAAACAAATCTTAAACTATGGGAAAAAATGCTTGCCGGAGAACTGGATAACGTTGCAGTAAGACTTAAAACGGATATTGGGCACAAAAATCCGTCAATTAGGGATTTCCCGATATTTAGAATTGAAAAAACGCCCCACCCTAAAAATGGAACAAAATACCACGTATATCCTTTAATGAATCTTTCAGTAACGATTGACGACCACCTGATGGGAATGACCCACGTATTACGGGGAAAAGACCATATTATAAATACTGAAAAGCAGGAATATATTTACAAGTATTTTGGATGGGAATCTCCCGAATACATTCACTACGGAATTTTAAAAATTGAGGGGCCTGTTTTAAGTACGTCAAAAATGCATACAGGAATTTTAAGCGGAGAATATTCCGGATGGGACGATGCACGGCTTGGTACACTAAGGGCCCTTAAAAAAAGAGGAATAAAGCCAGAAGCACTATATAAGTTAATGGTTGAAATTGGAATAAAGCAAGCAGACGTTAAATTTGCATGGGAAAACTTAAATGCAGCAAATAAGGAAATAATCGATAAAGATGCGAAAAGATTTTTCTTTGTCGATAGCCCTAAAAAAGTTATAATTACAGGTTTTAAAAACAAAAAAATTAATTTAAGAATGCACCCTGATAGAAGCGACTTTGGAAACCGGGAACTTTTGTTTGATGGCGAAATTTACGTTTCAGACGACCTTGAAGCAGGAAAAATGTATAGGTTAATGGAATTATTTAATATCGTTGTAGAAAAGATTGAAAACGGTGTAATTTATGCCCATTATGATAGTGATGACATAAGCGTTGCAAGAACAAACAAAGCAAATATTATTCACTGGATACCGATAAAAGACAGTGTAAAAGTAACCGTAATTGATGAAAATGCAGAAAAAATTGAAGGATTTGCAGAAAAAGACTTTTTAATTACGGAAGAGGATGATTTTGTTCAATTTGAGAGATTTGGATTTGTTAGGATTGACGAAAAATTAGATGATGGATATATCTGCTACTATACTCACAAATAA
- a CDS encoding exodeoxyribonuclease III, which translates to MKMISWNVNGIRACLKNGFMDFLNSKNPEIICIQETKVQKGQVQLGLNGYFEYWNYAEKKGYSGTAIFTKIEPKSVKYGITNYKSDKEGRVITLEFEEYFLVNVYTPNSQRGLKRLECRQKWDKDFLNHLKTLEQKKPVIFCGDLNVAHKEIDLKNPKQNIKNAGFTKEERNGFDNLINSGFLDTFRELNNEPENYTWWSYRFNAREKNIGWRIDYFCISKKLRERLKDAFIMSEVLGSDHCPVGIIIE; encoded by the coding sequence ATGAAAATGATATCATGGAATGTAAATGGAATTAGGGCCTGTTTAAAAAACGGCTTCATGGATTTTTTAAATTCGAAAAATCCTGAAATAATATGTATTCAAGAAACCAAAGTCCAAAAAGGTCAGGTACAGCTTGGATTAAACGGTTACTTTGAATACTGGAATTACGCTGAAAAGAAAGGCTATTCTGGAACCGCTATTTTTACTAAAATAGAGCCAAAAAGTGTGAAATACGGTATAACTAATTACAAAAGTGATAAAGAAGGCCGTGTAATTACTCTTGAATTTGAAGAATATTTTTTGGTAAATGTATACACTCCAAATTCACAAAGGGGTCTTAAAAGATTAGAATGTCGGCAAAAATGGGACAAAGATTTTTTAAATCATTTAAAAACTCTTGAACAAAAAAAGCCTGTGATATTTTGTGGGGATTTAAATGTTGCCCATAAAGAAATAGATTTGAAAAACCCAAAGCAAAATATAAAAAACGCAGGTTTTACAAAGGAAGAACGAAATGGCTTTGACAATTTAATAAATTCAGGTTTTTTAGATACATTTAGGGAATTAAATAACGAACCTGAAAACTACACTTGGTGGAGCTACCGTTTTAATGCAAGGGAAAAAAACATAGGTTGGAGAATAGATTATTTTTGCATTTCAAAAAAATTACGAGAACGATTAAAAGATGCATTTATAATGTCAGAAGTACTTGGTTCAGACCACTGCCCTGTTGGAATTATCATTGAATAA
- a CDS encoding ABC transporter substrate-binding protein, which yields MQHKSALLLILLLIASSGCILKNNELTLKEGTLTVGVYPYMAPMTYMKDDELTGYEIEMISEMAKRMDYNVNFKVYEFERLFSALEYNEIDCAIAGIGITIDRKTKFEFSRPYRYTFTVITVLKDSSISKINDIEGQKVGVLKGTLMENKANELRRTRSFEIIKYSSPEIMYSDLNSKKISAAITDLDSINYNSQNQNIRVLDEHLDIIYMGIALKKGNVELLNNINTVMLEMEKDGYFEYLRDTWIE from the coding sequence ATGCAACATAAATCTGCATTGTTATTAATTCTTCTTTTGATTGCAAGTTCAGGTTGTATTTTAAAAAATAATGAACTCACTCTAAAAGAAGGGACTTTAACTGTTGGAGTATATCCCTATATGGCTCCAATGACATATATGAAAGATGATGAGTTAACTGGCTACGAAATCGAAATGATTTCTGAAATGGCCAAAAGAATGGATTACAACGTAAACTTTAAAGTTTATGAATTTGAAAGGTTATTTTCCGCCCTTGAATATAATGAAATAGACTGTGCAATTGCAGGAATTGGGATAACTATTGATAGAAAAACTAAATTTGAATTTTCAAGGCCCTATAGATATACATTTACAGTTATTACAGTTTTAAAAGACAGTAGTATTTCCAAAATAAATGATATTGAGGGTCAAAAAGTTGGAGTATTAAAAGGAACGTTAATGGAAAATAAAGCAAATGAGTTAAGAAGAACACGTTCTTTTGAAATAATAAAATATAGTAGCCCGGAAATAATGTATTCTGACTTGAATTCTAAAAAAATATCTGCTGCAATAACAGATCTTGATTCTATAAATTATAATAGTCAAAATCAAAATATTAGGGTACTTGATGAACACCTTGATATTATATACATGGGAATTGCTCTTAAAAAAGGAAACGTTGAATTATTAAATAATATAAATACAGTAATGCTTGAAATGGAAAAAGACGGGTATTTTGAATATTTAAGAGATACATGGATCGAATAA